Proteins found in one Micromonospora sp. WMMD1082 genomic segment:
- a CDS encoding HAD-IIIA family hydrolase translates to MLAGAGPVGASPVLFDAVLLDRDGTLVEDVPYNGDPDKVRPMPGARAALDRLRAAGLKLAVVTNQSGLARGLFTEEQLRRVHRRIEALLGPFDSWQVCPHDDGDGCPCRKPAPGLVHAAARALGTVPARCVMIGDIGRDVTAALAAGAAAVLVPTPVTRAEEVAAAPWVSADLSSAVTEILRRQQSLRPAERPAAGRGRTVLVVRSDSAGDVLVTGPGIRAVAGGADRVVLLCGPRGRDAAELLPGVDEIVEHRLPWIDPAPAPVRPTEMAALVARLAAVAADEAVIFTSFHQSPLPLALLLRMAGVGRIAAISDDYPGSLLDVRHRVPAGVPEAERALSLAAAAGYMLPTGDQPQLRLRPVPPPPPEAGEPGYVVLHPGSAAPARGCPPELAERIAGQLTAAGHRVVVTGGPHERDLTARVAGRHCRDLGGRTGLAELAGVVAAAGAVVVGNTGPAHLAAAYGVPVVSLFAPTVPFGQWGPWRVPAVRLGDATAACRDTRAARCPVPGHPCLSTVEPGAVLDALRLLGVPPDRVPAHRPAVVVASAARPAPAVVTGGGRGR, encoded by the coding sequence GTGCTGGCCGGTGCCGGCCCGGTCGGGGCGAGCCCGGTCCTGTTCGACGCGGTCCTGCTGGACCGGGACGGCACCCTGGTCGAGGACGTGCCGTACAACGGAGATCCGGACAAGGTGCGCCCGATGCCGGGCGCCCGGGCGGCGCTGGACCGGTTGCGGGCCGCCGGCCTGAAGCTCGCCGTGGTGACCAACCAGTCCGGGCTGGCCCGGGGCCTGTTCACCGAGGAACAGCTGCGCCGGGTGCACCGCCGGATCGAGGCTCTGCTAGGCCCCTTCGACTCCTGGCAGGTCTGCCCGCACGACGACGGGGACGGCTGCCCGTGCCGCAAGCCGGCACCGGGCCTGGTGCACGCCGCCGCCCGGGCGCTGGGCACCGTACCCGCCCGGTGCGTGATGATCGGCGACATCGGCCGGGACGTCACCGCGGCGCTGGCGGCCGGTGCGGCGGCGGTCCTGGTGCCGACGCCGGTGACCCGGGCCGAGGAGGTCGCGGCGGCGCCCTGGGTGAGCGCCGACCTGTCGTCGGCGGTCACCGAGATCCTGCGCCGCCAGCAGTCGCTGCGGCCGGCGGAGCGCCCCGCCGCCGGGCGGGGGCGGACCGTGCTGGTGGTGCGGTCGGACTCGGCGGGCGACGTGCTGGTGACCGGACCGGGCATCCGGGCGGTCGCCGGTGGCGCCGACCGGGTGGTGCTGCTCTGCGGCCCGCGCGGGCGGGACGCCGCCGAACTGCTGCCCGGCGTCGACGAGATCGTCGAGCACCGGCTGCCCTGGATCGACCCGGCCCCCGCGCCGGTGCGGCCCACCGAGATGGCCGCCCTGGTCGCCCGGTTGGCGGCCGTGGCGGCCGACGAGGCGGTCATCTTCACCTCCTTCCACCAGTCGCCGCTGCCGCTGGCGCTGCTGCTGCGGATGGCCGGTGTCGGGCGGATCGCCGCGATCAGCGACGACTACCCGGGGAGCCTGCTCGACGTGCGGCACCGGGTGCCGGCCGGTGTCCCGGAGGCCGAACGTGCCCTGTCGCTGGCCGCCGCCGCCGGCTACATGCTTCCCACGGGGGACCAGCCGCAGCTGCGACTGCGGCCGGTGCCACCGCCCCCGCCCGAGGCCGGCGAGCCGGGCTACGTGGTGCTGCATCCCGGTTCGGCGGCACCGGCCCGGGGCTGCCCGCCCGAGCTGGCCGAACGGATCGCCGGGCAGCTGACCGCCGCCGGTCACCGGGTGGTGGTCACCGGCGGGCCGCACGAGCGCGACCTCACCGCCCGGGTCGCCGGACGGCACTGCCGGGATCTCGGCGGCCGGACCGGCCTGGCCGAGCTGGCCGGTGTGGTCGCCGCCGCCGGTGCCGTGGTGGTCGGCAACACCGGCCCGGCGCACCTGGCCGCCGCGTACGGGGTACCGGTGGTCAGCCTCTTCGCCCCCACCGTCCCCTTCGGTCAGTGGGGGCCCTGGCGGGTGCCGGCGGTACGCCTCGGCGACGCCACCGCCGCCTGCCGCGACACCCGGGCCGCGCGCTGCCCGGTCCCGGGCCACCCCTGCCTCAGCACCGTCGAGCCGGGCG